The following proteins are co-located in the Anser cygnoides isolate HZ-2024a breed goose chromosome 2, Taihu_goose_T2T_genome, whole genome shotgun sequence genome:
- the HGH1 gene encoding protein HGH1 homolog, translated as MAEALSELAALLGPAAGTGPAAAAARAAEAALSLSGSAEGRRLLAAHPAALAALLELAAGPCPAAGGAARRCLVNVAAEAAARGPLLAALPALLGLLPAGPACGALANLCREPGGARRVLRGLRERGCGLEPLLRPLGEPRPPAELGPLLCNLSQVPEGRRALLDRSRCSVQRLLPFTRYRDSAAHRRGIVGALRNCCFEHEYHEWLLGDEVDILPFLLLPLAGPEEFPEDEMERLPVDLQYLPPDKQREEEPDIRKMLLEAIMLLTATKAGRHAVREKGTYLVLRELHRWEREPDVLAACEKLIQVLIGDEPGPGMENLLEVSIPEDVEQQLQRLDREEEERWQREREEQREAQEQREEPSR; from the exons ATGGCGGAGGCGCTGTCGGAGCTGGCGGCGCTGCTGGGCCCGGCGGCGGGcacggggccggcggcggcggcggcgcgggcggcggaggcggcgctGTCGCTGTCGGGCTCCGCCGAGGGCCGGCGGCTGCTGGCGGCGCACCCCGCGGCGCTGGcggcgctgctggagctggcggcggggccgtgcccggcggcgggcggcgcggcgcggcgctgccTGGTGAACGTGGCGGCCGAGGCGGCGGCCCGCGGCCcgctgctggcggcgctgcCCGCGCTGCTGGGCCTGCTGCCGGCCGGGCCGGCCTGCGGGGCGCTCGCCAACCTGTGCCGGGAgcccggcggggcgcggcgggtGCTGCGGGGCCTCCGCGAGCGCGGCTGCGGGCTGGAGCCGCTGCTGCGGCCGCTGGGCGAGCCCCGGCCGCCGGCGGAGCTCGGGCCGCTGCTCTGCAACCTCAGCCAGGTGCCCGAGGGGCGCCGAGCCCTCCTGGACCGCTCCCG GTGCTCGGTGCAGCGGCTGCTGCCCTTCACGCGGTACCGGGACTCGGCCGCCCACCGGCGGGGCATCGTGGGCGCGCTCCGGAACTGCTGCTTCGAGCACG AGTACCACGAGTGGCTGCTGGGCGACGAGGTCGACATCCTGcccttcctgctcctgcctctcGCGGGCCCCGAGGAGTTTCCCGAGGATGAGATGGAAA ggctgcccgTGGACCTGCAGTACCTGCCGCCGGACAAGCAGCGGGAGGAAGAGCCCGACATCCGCAAGATGCTGCTGGAAGCCATCATGCTG CTCACAGCCACGAAGGCCGGCCGGCACGCCGTCAGGGAGAAGGGCACCTACCTGGTCCTGCGGGAGCTGCACCGCTGGGAGCGGGAGCCCGACGTGCTGGCTGCCTGCGAGAAGCTCATTcag GTGCTGATCGGGGACGAGCCCGGCCCGGGGATGGAGAACCTGCTGGAGGTGAGCATCCCTGAGGAcgtggagcagcagctgcagcgcctggaccgggaggaggaggagcggtggcagcgggagcgggaggAGCAGCGCGAGGCGCAGGAGCAGCGCGAGGAGCCGTCGCGGTGA